From one Pontibacillus sp. HMF3514 genomic stretch:
- a CDS encoding MalY/PatB family protein: MSKFQKVTNRLSTRSVKWDWRENLFKSEEVLPMWVADMDFEVPEAVQNAIIKRAEHGIFGYTLTDEKVNETIQNWLQSKHDWEIEKNWLTYSPGVVPTLHTIIEALTAPEDQVLIQTPVYPPFYQVVNKHNRTLVKNPLRLENGRYEIDFNDLEEKLASGVKAFILCNPHNPVGRVWGKDELQKMADLCMKHDVLIISDEIHSDLVYPGYKHIPVASLSKDIEVNTITCMAPSKTFNLAGLQASFAITPDKKMREAVNEQFGLQGVNMLNTMGITAMEAAYDHGEEWLDELIQVLKSNKDLLMERLHSETNHIKVIEPEGTYLVWLDCREMGLTHSDLKQWFVEKAKVGLNDGASFGEDGEGFMRINIACPPETLEEGINRIVSATSAR; encoded by the coding sequence ATGTCAAAATTCCAAAAGGTAACTAACCGTCTAAGTACAAGATCTGTGAAATGGGATTGGAGAGAAAATTTATTCAAGAGTGAAGAAGTGCTTCCTATGTGGGTTGCTGACATGGATTTTGAAGTTCCTGAGGCTGTACAAAATGCTATTATCAAACGAGCTGAGCACGGCATTTTCGGATATACGCTCACAGATGAAAAGGTAAACGAAACCATTCAAAATTGGTTACAGTCAAAACATGATTGGGAAATTGAAAAGAACTGGCTTACATACAGCCCTGGTGTCGTTCCAACATTACACACCATCATTGAAGCATTAACCGCTCCAGAGGATCAAGTTCTTATTCAAACACCTGTTTATCCTCCATTTTACCAAGTGGTGAATAAGCACAATAGAACACTTGTAAAGAATCCTCTTCGATTAGAAAACGGACGTTACGAAATTGATTTCAACGACCTAGAGGAGAAATTAGCTTCTGGAGTAAAAGCTTTCATCCTGTGTAATCCCCATAATCCTGTTGGTCGCGTTTGGGGAAAGGATGAACTACAAAAAATGGCTGATTTATGCATGAAGCATGATGTATTAATCATATCAGACGAGATTCATTCAGATCTTGTCTACCCTGGATATAAGCATATCCCTGTTGCTTCATTATCTAAAGATATCGAAGTAAATACTATCACTTGTATGGCACCTTCCAAAACGTTTAACTTGGCTGGATTACAAGCTTCTTTTGCCATTACACCCGATAAAAAAATGCGTGAAGCCGTTAATGAACAATTCGGATTACAAGGTGTGAATATGCTAAACACTATGGGCATTACAGCTATGGAAGCTGCTTACGACCATGGGGAAGAATGGTTGGATGAACTCATTCAGGTACTAAAAAGTAATAAAGACCTTCTGATGGAACGCCTTCATTCTGAAACAAATCATATAAAAGTGATCGAACCTGAAGGCACCTATCTAGTATGGCTCGATTGCAGAGAAATGGGTTTAACCCATTCAGATTTAAAGCAATGGTTTGTAGAAAAAGCAAAAGTAGGGTTGAACGACGGAGCTTCATTCGGTGAAGATGGTGAGGGCTTCATGAGAATCAACATCGCATGTCCTCCTGAAACATTAGAAGAAGGAATCAACCGTATTGTAAGTGCTACTTCCGCTAGATAA
- the map gene encoding type I methionyl aminopeptidase: MITRKSKREIELMHEAGKLLASCHKEIAKRIKPGITTIEIDTFVEEYLKKHDATPEQKGFHGYPYATCACINDEICHGFPRDEPLKNGDIVTIDMVVNLNGALADSAWTYRVGTVDPEVERLLNVTHESLKRSIDVALVGKRTGDIGHAIQSYVEDEGFSVVRDFTGHGIGPTIHEDPNIFHFGHPGTGVRLKEGMVLTIEPMVNMGTWHSQKDDNGWTARTIDGKWSAQFEHTIAITKDGPLILTSQD; this comes from the coding sequence ATGATTACTCGTAAAAGCAAACGAGAAATTGAACTGATGCATGAAGCTGGTAAACTTTTAGCTTCATGCCACAAAGAAATCGCAAAACGTATTAAACCCGGTATTACAACTATAGAAATCGATACATTTGTTGAGGAATACTTAAAGAAACATGATGCTACACCTGAACAAAAAGGATTTCATGGATATCCTTACGCTACTTGTGCATGCATCAATGACGAAATTTGCCATGGGTTTCCGAGAGATGAACCCCTAAAAAATGGTGATATCGTTACAATCGACATGGTGGTGAACCTAAATGGTGCACTCGCAGATTCTGCATGGACTTATAGGGTGGGAACAGTTGACCCAGAAGTAGAAAGATTATTAAATGTAACCCATGAATCATTGAAAAGATCGATTGACGTAGCTCTCGTTGGGAAACGTACAGGGGATATAGGACACGCCATCCAGTCTTATGTTGAAGACGAAGGTTTTTCAGTCGTTCGTGATTTTACCGGACACGGCATAGGACCTACCATTCATGAAGACCCAAACATTTTTCATTTCGGTCATCCTGGAACTGGCGTCCGTCTTAAAGAAGGAATGGTACTGACCATAGAACCAATGGTAAATATGGGTACATGGCATTCACAAAAGGATGATAATGGTTGGACCGCAAGAACAATTGACGGAAAATGGTCAGCTCAATTTGAACATACCATTGCAATAACTAAGGATGGTCCCTTGATTTTAACGAGCCAGGATTAG
- a CDS encoding superoxide dismutase family protein: protein MRTYRVLIVGFLLLWVLTSCNSQNRSMFEIEMYNPDGDSLGTAKLSEQPDEVKIKLSLTGLEPGLHGIHIHEFPQCEGPDFISAGSHFNPDGKEHGAMNPKGQHKGDMPNIEADPDGMVETEVSVKGATLMDGKYSLLRDEGTSIVIHEGTDDGLSQPAGDAGPRVACGIIQLEEAAEKNPPSDPTKGGKEKEKEEG, encoded by the coding sequence ATGAGAACGTATCGTGTTTTAATCGTCGGATTCTTATTATTATGGGTATTAACAAGTTGTAATAGTCAAAATCGATCGATGTTTGAAATTGAAATGTATAATCCAGATGGAGATTCACTTGGTACTGCAAAACTAAGTGAACAGCCAGATGAAGTGAAGATTAAACTATCACTAACGGGGCTTGAACCTGGATTACATGGCATACATATCCATGAATTTCCACAATGTGAGGGACCCGATTTCATATCAGCAGGGAGCCATTTTAATCCTGATGGAAAAGAGCATGGAGCGATGAATCCAAAAGGACAGCATAAAGGTGATATGCCAAACATTGAAGCGGATCCTGATGGAATGGTCGAAACCGAAGTGAGTGTCAAAGGGGCAACATTAATGGATGGTAAGTATTCTTTATTAAGGGATGAAGGTACATCCATAGTTATTCATGAAGGAACAGATGATGGTTTATCACAACCAGCTGGAGATGCTGGACCTCGAGTCGCTTGTGGTATTATTCAGCTGGAAGAAGCGGCTGAGAAGAACCCACCTTCTGATCCAACTAAAGGTGGAAAAGAGAAGGAAAAAGAAGAGGGATAA
- a CDS encoding kinase-associated lipoprotein B translates to MAELQPGDKVQAHYKTGKYIGEIMEDRGHAYLVKVLAVLKHPQQGDLHNPGQTENVFFHERKALAHNEKANISKSSLSQYDGEIPEYQASLREALDKLKQKLAAKDDEFSKKAQNQLAELERRYFK, encoded by the coding sequence ATGGCAGAATTACAACCTGGAGATAAAGTTCAAGCACATTATAAGACTGGAAAATATATCGGAGAAATTATGGAAGATCGAGGTCATGCCTACCTAGTAAAAGTATTGGCAGTCCTTAAACATCCACAACAAGGTGACTTACATAATCCTGGCCAAACGGAGAATGTTTTCTTCCACGAACGAAAGGCATTAGCTCATAATGAAAAAGCAAACATTTCCAAGTCGTCCTTAAGTCAATATGATGGAGAAATTCCAGAATACCAAGCTTCCTTAAGAGAGGCTTTGGATAAACTTAAACAAAAACTCGCTGCAAAAGATGATGAGTTCAGCAAGAAAGCTCAGAATCAATTAGCAGAATTAGAAAGAAGATATTTTAAGTAA
- a CDS encoding cation:proton antiporter has product MPSLLGAGLVLLLIFWLGFLSLKIKFPNVILYILLGIVLAGALHHNELLHFASEIGIVLLFFLLGLEFNIKRLGGIAKKIWPAGFLDVGLSLGVSMAITYAFGLDLFTSFLVGGVTYATSSSITAKLLDDTSRMANRETEFILALLIFEDLVAPIVVAILMGMSTGGDFAAVDLAILIGKIVGLALGAIILGKTLFKRFEVLLEKIDDEDFKIALLIGIALAYGGLALYLDLSEVLGAFLAGIMLAEIGKIERVEQTVLPVKDLMLPLFFVYFGTTIEFGNGIPMLGLLITLIGWGLIAKLLVGIIGGKLYGLSKRVSLRAGLSICSRGEFSVVIAALATGTIKVFSGMYILVAAFIGMLLFERAPNITNLIYGKPKKKKKNLKVPGS; this is encoded by the coding sequence ATGCCATCATTATTAGGTGCTGGACTTGTCTTGTTACTCATTTTTTGGCTAGGTTTTTTAAGTCTAAAAATAAAATTTCCGAATGTCATTTTATATATTTTGCTTGGTATTGTGCTAGCGGGGGCACTGCATCATAATGAGTTATTACATTTTGCTAGTGAAATTGGAATCGTATTGTTATTTTTCCTATTAGGACTAGAGTTCAATATCAAACGACTAGGAGGCATTGCTAAGAAAATATGGCCGGCTGGGTTTCTTGATGTTGGCCTAAGTTTAGGGGTGTCGATGGCCATAACCTATGCATTCGGTCTTGATCTCTTTACTTCCTTCTTAGTCGGTGGCGTTACATACGCAACAAGTTCTTCTATAACAGCTAAGCTGCTCGATGATACAAGCCGTATGGCAAACCGTGAAACTGAGTTTATTTTGGCTTTATTAATTTTTGAAGACTTAGTTGCTCCTATTGTAGTCGCGATTTTAATGGGAATGAGCACTGGTGGTGATTTTGCTGCCGTCGATCTTGCTATTTTAATTGGGAAAATTGTTGGATTAGCATTGGGTGCGATTATCCTTGGGAAAACATTATTTAAAAGGTTCGAGGTGTTGCTTGAGAAAATTGATGATGAGGACTTTAAAATTGCCTTACTTATCGGTATTGCTTTAGCTTACGGTGGTCTTGCTTTATACCTCGACCTTTCTGAAGTATTAGGAGCATTTCTTGCAGGGATCATGCTTGCGGAAATTGGTAAAATTGAGCGAGTTGAACAAACTGTCTTACCTGTTAAAGATTTAATGCTTCCTTTATTTTTCGTTTATTTTGGAACGACGATTGAGTTCGGAAATGGTATACCAATGTTAGGGCTGTTAATCACACTCATTGGATGGGGCTTGATTGCCAAACTTCTTGTTGGAATTATAGGTGGTAAGCTTTATGGGTTATCAAAGCGTGTATCCTTAAGGGCAGGTTTGTCGATCTGTTCGAGAGGTGAGTTTTCCGTTGTTATTGCTGCATTGGCAACTGGGACAATTAAGGTATTTAGCGGAATGTACATTCTTGTTGCTGCATTTATTGGAATGCTCTTATTTGAACGAGCACCGAATATAACGAATCTGATTTATGGAAAACCAAAGAAGAAAAAGAAGAACTTAAAAGTACCTGGATCCTAA
- a CDS encoding cation:proton antiporter regulatory subunit: MNISISQLPGIGQKITLTTAEDSQLILIVHHTGKRELYFFEDADSEEADFGMDLTGDETRELGAQLLGATYQPVDADKLKMFNNQIVIDWVEIKESSSIAHQTIEESEVRNQTGATIIGIVKGDDIIAIPEAYTTLKPGDVLMGIGKKDQIASLTALCKGEE, translated from the coding sequence ATGAATATATCTATATCCCAATTACCTGGTATCGGTCAAAAAATCACACTAACTACTGCTGAAGATAGCCAGCTCATTTTAATTGTTCACCATACAGGTAAGCGTGAATTATACTTTTTTGAGGACGCTGACAGCGAAGAAGCGGATTTTGGTATGGATCTTACAGGTGATGAAACAAGAGAACTTGGAGCGCAATTGCTAGGTGCAACTTATCAACCCGTTGATGCGGATAAGCTTAAGATGTTTAATAACCAAATCGTCATTGATTGGGTAGAAATTAAAGAATCATCTTCTATTGCTCATCAGACGATTGAAGAGTCTGAGGTTCGAAATCAAACAGGAGCTACGATTATTGGAATTGTAAAAGGAGATGACATTATTGCCATCCCAGAGGCATATACCACGTTGAAACCAGGTGACGTGCTAATGGGAATTGGTAAAAAAGATCAAATTGCTTCACTTACAGCATTATGTAAGGGAGAGGAATGA
- a CDS encoding HD-GYP domain-containing protein, with the protein MKYRPIDQVEQSDRLGRNIYANDGRVLLGKGISLTIGLIGRLKRMGVHAVYVMDDDEEGKDIPESKDASSISDKTKREVMKNLSESLGIIQEGKEFHTKDLGQTTKNIIDELLHNKDVLLQLEDIRTKDNELLIHSMHVTVMSVLVGIKLQYTNKELIELGIGAILHDVGKVGRTQKDGLTANEHHAWIGFNILRQNREISTVSAHVAFQHHEFLDGSGEPRGVEGKNIHPYARIVSVANTYDNLVSPQDGSQPLLPYEAGERIMGLAGEKFDRDVVWQFLRSVAFYPNGSNVHLSNGSIATIVGQNKGLPQRPIVRIFSNNTTNQYMHYDVEEINLAKAPTLFINRMVQD; encoded by the coding sequence ATGAAATATAGACCAATTGATCAAGTAGAGCAAAGTGATAGACTGGGACGTAATATCTATGCCAACGATGGACGTGTCTTATTAGGAAAAGGGATTTCATTAACAATTGGACTAATCGGCCGTTTAAAACGTATGGGTGTACACGCTGTTTATGTGATGGACGATGACGAAGAGGGAAAAGACATCCCTGAGTCAAAGGATGCATCCTCCATTTCTGATAAAACTAAACGTGAAGTCATGAAAAATCTTTCTGAATCGTTAGGCATTATTCAAGAGGGAAAAGAGTTTCATACAAAGGATCTTGGTCAAACGACCAAAAATATTATTGATGAACTATTACATAATAAAGATGTATTATTACAATTAGAAGATATCCGAACCAAGGATAATGAACTGTTAATTCACTCTATGCACGTAACGGTGATGTCAGTGCTTGTGGGGATTAAGCTCCAATATACGAATAAAGAGCTTATAGAATTGGGAATTGGTGCTATCCTTCATGACGTTGGTAAGGTAGGCAGGACACAAAAAGATGGACTTACTGCAAATGAGCATCATGCCTGGATTGGATTTAATATTTTGCGTCAAAATAGAGAAATAAGTACTGTATCTGCTCATGTAGCTTTTCAACACCATGAGTTTCTTGATGGAAGTGGTGAGCCTAGAGGAGTTGAGGGGAAAAATATTCACCCCTATGCACGAATTGTTTCAGTGGCGAACACCTACGACAATTTAGTATCACCACAAGATGGAAGTCAGCCTTTGTTACCCTATGAAGCGGGGGAGCGGATCATGGGGTTAGCCGGGGAGAAATTTGATCGAGATGTTGTATGGCAATTCTTACGAAGTGTTGCATTTTATCCAAATGGAAGCAATGTCCACCTATCTAATGGAAGTATCGCTACAATAGTAGGGCAGAATAAGGGACTACCTCAACGCCCGATTGTACGTATTTTTTCTAATAATACGACAAACCAATATATGCATTATGATGTGGAGGAAATTAATCTGGCAAAAGCACCGACTTTATTTATTAATCGCATGGTACAAGATTAA
- the deoD gene encoding purine-nucleoside phosphorylase, whose product MTVHIGANKGDIADKILLPGDPLRAKYIAENFLEDVTCYNEVRGMYGFTGTYKGERISVQGTGMGVPSISIYVNELIQSYDVQKLIRVGSCGALQKDVQVRDVILASTSSTDSQMNRMVFGGIDFAPTADFSLLKAAYDVGEEKGLNLRVGNVFTSDSFYRDNAKELFDQLAEYNVLAVEMETTALYTLASKFDRQALSVLTVSDHIITGEETTSEERQTTFNEMIEVALEAAIQD is encoded by the coding sequence ATGACAGTACATATTGGTGCCAATAAAGGCGATATTGCAGATAAAATTTTACTACCTGGAGATCCTCTTCGTGCAAAATATATTGCTGAGAACTTTTTAGAGGATGTTACATGCTATAACGAGGTTCGTGGAATGTACGGTTTCACAGGTACATACAAAGGAGAACGTATCTCTGTACAAGGCACAGGTATGGGTGTACCATCTATTTCTATCTATGTGAATGAACTTATTCAGAGTTACGACGTACAAAAGTTAATCCGTGTAGGTTCTTGTGGAGCTTTACAAAAAGACGTACAAGTTCGTGATGTTATTCTTGCATCTACTTCGTCTACAGATTCCCAAATGAACCGCATGGTATTTGGCGGTATCGACTTTGCTCCTACAGCAGACTTTAGCTTATTAAAAGCTGCCTATGACGTAGGTGAAGAAAAAGGACTTAACTTGCGCGTAGGTAATGTCTTCACAAGCGATAGCTTCTATCGTGATAACGCAAAAGAATTATTCGATCAACTTGCAGAATATAACGTGCTAGCAGTTGAAATGGAAACGACAGCTCTTTATACACTTGCATCAAAATTTGATCGTCAAGCGCTTTCTGTTCTAACTGTAAGTGACCATATCATCACAGGCGAAGAAACAACATCTGAAGAACGTCAAACAACGTTCAACGAAATGATCGAAGTAGCTTTAGAAGCTGCAATTCAAGATTAA